In Anas platyrhynchos isolate ZD024472 breed Pekin duck chromosome 22, IASCAAS_PekinDuck_T2T, whole genome shotgun sequence, the following proteins share a genomic window:
- the NMNAT1 gene encoding nicotinamide/nicotinic acid mononucleotide adenylyltransferase 1 isoform X1: MAMEDPDKKTEVVLLACGSFNPITNMHLRLFELAKDYFDGTGKYKVIKGIISPVSDAYKKKGLISADHRVTMAKLATKNSDWVEVDDWESSQRNKPYSCCFEISELLPSYKPTLRSPSSRSVLGWVFCEDTTRGSGERYHHQKLLSSDPTSSLQNALPLTKPGRKRKQEPNRHDPIKKKNQSPDIKSTPQIKLLCGSDVLESFGIPNLWKLEDITEIVQNHGLVCISRAGSNVQKFIYESDLLWRHKNNIHLVEEWITNDISSTRIRRALRRGQSIRYLVPDVVLAYIEKNNLYNPESEDKNAGVVLAPLQKYASDSKN; encoded by the exons ATGGCTATGGAAGATCCCGACAAGAAGACTGAAGTAGTACTGCTGGCCTGTGGGTCCTTTAATCCCATTACCAACATGCATCTCAGGCTATTTGAGCTGGCTAAAGACTATTTTGATGGAACAG gaAAATACAAAGTAATCAAAGGAATAATTTCACCAGTAAGTGACGCATATAAGAAGAAAGGTCTGATCAGTGCTGATCACCGAGTAACCATGGCAAAATTAGCGACCAAAAACTCAGATTGGGTGGAAGTTGATGACTGGGAAAGCAGCCAGA gaaacaaacctTACAGTTGTTGCTTTGAAATCTCTGAACTTTTACCATCTTATAAGCCAACTCTCAGAAGTCCTTCCAGCAGATCAGTTCTTGGATGGGTTTTCTGTGAAGACACTACAAGAGGAAGTGGTGAAAG GTACCATCATCAAAAGCTTTTGTCTTCTGATCCCACTAGTAGTCTGCAGAATGCTTTACCTTTAACAAAGCCAGGACGGAAGAGGAAACAGGAACCAAATAGACACGAccctattaaaaagaaaaatcagagtcCAGATATAAAAA gtaCCCCACAGATTAAACTGCTTTGTGGAAGTGACGTGCTGGAATCCTTTGGGATCCCCAACCTGTGGAAGTTGGAGGACATCACTGAAATTGTGCAAAATCATGGCCTTGTATGCATCAGTAGGGCTGGAAGCAACGTTCAGAAATTCATCTACGAATCTGATCTTTTGTGGAGACATAAGAATAATATTCACCTTGTGGAAGAATGGATCACAAATGACATTTCCTCCACCAGGATCAGGAGAGCACTGCGGAGAGGCCAGAGCATACGTTACCTAGTGCCTGATGTAGTTCTGGcatacatagaaaaaaataatctatataATCCAGAAAGTGAAGACAAGAATGCTGGGGTTGTCTTAGCTCCCTTACAAAAATACGCAAGTGATTCCAAGAACTAA
- the NMNAT1 gene encoding nicotinamide/nicotinic acid mononucleotide adenylyltransferase 1 isoform X2 has translation MAMEDPDKKTEVVLLACGSFNPITNMHLRLFELAKDYFDGTGKYKVIKGIISPVSDAYKKKGLISADHRVTMAKLATKNSDWVEVDDWESSQSEWVETVKVLRYHHQKLLSSDPTSSLQNALPLTKPGRKRKQEPNRHDPIKKKNQSPDIKSTPQIKLLCGSDVLESFGIPNLWKLEDITEIVQNHGLVCISRAGSNVQKFIYESDLLWRHKNNIHLVEEWITNDISSTRIRRALRRGQSIRYLVPDVVLAYIEKNNLYNPESEDKNAGVVLAPLQKYASDSKN, from the exons ATGGCTATGGAAGATCCCGACAAGAAGACTGAAGTAGTACTGCTGGCCTGTGGGTCCTTTAATCCCATTACCAACATGCATCTCAGGCTATTTGAGCTGGCTAAAGACTATTTTGATGGAACAG gaAAATACAAAGTAATCAAAGGAATAATTTCACCAGTAAGTGACGCATATAAGAAGAAAGGTCTGATCAGTGCTGATCACCGAGTAACCATGGCAAAATTAGCGACCAAAAACTCAGATTGGGTGGAAGTTGATGACTGGGAAAGCAGCCAGAGTGAGTGGGTCGAAACAGTAAAAGTTTTAAG GTACCATCATCAAAAGCTTTTGTCTTCTGATCCCACTAGTAGTCTGCAGAATGCTTTACCTTTAACAAAGCCAGGACGGAAGAGGAAACAGGAACCAAATAGACACGAccctattaaaaagaaaaatcagagtcCAGATATAAAAA gtaCCCCACAGATTAAACTGCTTTGTGGAAGTGACGTGCTGGAATCCTTTGGGATCCCCAACCTGTGGAAGTTGGAGGACATCACTGAAATTGTGCAAAATCATGGCCTTGTATGCATCAGTAGGGCTGGAAGCAACGTTCAGAAATTCATCTACGAATCTGATCTTTTGTGGAGACATAAGAATAATATTCACCTTGTGGAAGAATGGATCACAAATGACATTTCCTCCACCAGGATCAGGAGAGCACTGCGGAGAGGCCAGAGCATACGTTACCTAGTGCCTGATGTAGTTCTGGcatacatagaaaaaaataatctatataATCCAGAAAGTGAAGACAAGAATGCTGGGGTTGTCTTAGCTCCCTTACAAAAATACGCAAGTGATTCCAAGAACTAA
- the RBP7 gene encoding retinoid-binding protein 7 produces the protein MPVDFSGTWNLVSNDNFEGYMVALGIDFATRKIAKMLKPQKVIKQDGDMLSIHTTSTFRDYMLQFKIGEEFEEDNKGLDNRKCKSLVTWDNDKLVCVQIGEKKNRGWTHWLEGDDLHLELRCENQVCRQVFKRA, from the exons ATGCCTGTAGATTTCAGTGGAACCTGGAACCTTGTCAGCAATGACAATTTTGAAGGCTATATGGTGGCTTTAG GTATTGATTTTGCAACACGCAAGATAGCAAAAATGCTGAAGCCTCAGAAAGTGATCAAACAGGATGGGGACATGTTATCTATCCATACCACAAGCACATTCAGAGACTACATGCTCCAATTCAAAATTGGAGAAGAGTTTGAAGAAGACAATAAAGGCCTGGATAACAGGAAATGCAAG AGCCTAGTTACCTGGGACAACGACAAACTTGTCTGTGTCCAGATTGGTGAGAAGAAGAACAGGGGCTGGACTCACTGGCTTGAAGGAGATGACCTCCACTTG gaactTCGTTGTGAGAATCAAGTATGTAGACAAGTCTTCAAGAGAGCTTGA